In Patescibacteria group bacterium, the following are encoded in one genomic region:
- a CDS encoding KH domain-containing protein codes for MVAKVSSDQQFVEYVIKELVDHPEDVSTDRKVDEMGVLITLKVNPEDMGQVIGRSGQNARSLRTLLRVVGAKNNARVNLKIEEPEGGRQPHQRSTDTTSRDAVDDLKL; via the coding sequence ATGGTAGCGAAAGTTTCATCAGATCAACAATTTGTTGAGTATGTAATCAAAGAATTGGTTGATCACCCAGAGGATGTCTCAACAGACCGCAAGGTTGACGAAATGGGAGTTTTAATCACCCTTAAGGTCAACCCAGAGGACATGGGCCAAGTTATTGGTCGTTCTGGCCAAAACGCTCGCTCTCTTCGAACTTTACTTCGGGTTGTTGGCGCAAAAAACAACGCTCGGGTAAACCTGAAGATTGAAGAGCCAGAAGGTGGCAGACAACCCCACCAGAGATCAACCGACACTACTTCGCGAGACGCTGTCGATGACCTCAAACTCTAA
- the dnaN gene encoding DNA polymerase III subunit beta translates to MKFSCLQENLNKGLSLVSRIASGGNTTLPILSNVLLEVAKSHINLKTTNLEIGIQTVIRGKVEEEGRITVPAQLFANYINLLPNKQINLNLEKNDLLISCENQKTKIKVVEATDFPIIPGVEKEKGCICKKDELKQVISQVAFTIIPNETRPEISGALLYFNGNKDKSKFFIVGTDSYRLAEKSLGFKYAEKTNQDSLSEQQVIVPHATLQELTRVLDQDDTSEEVEIYFSENQILFSVSETELISRIISGKYPDYKQIIPENFKTKTIINTSDLIIAVKGASLFAQSGMNDVNLKFIPSKNQLVVSSVNSQTGENIARLKSDTTGEENTITFNYHYLLDGLQNIGTEQATLEIIDSNSPGLIKPIEDESYLYVIMPIKQ, encoded by the coding sequence ATGAAATTTTCATGCCTTCAGGAAAACTTAAACAAAGGGTTATCTTTAGTTAGCAGAATAGCGAGTGGAGGTAATACTACTCTGCCCATTTTAAGCAATGTTCTTTTAGAGGTTGCTAAAAGCCACATTAATTTAAAAACAACAAATTTAGAAATTGGCATCCAGACCGTGATTCGAGGAAAGGTTGAAGAGGAGGGGAGGATCACTGTCCCAGCCCAACTCTTTGCTAATTATATCAACCTTTTACCAAACAAGCAGATTAATCTTAACCTGGAGAAAAACGATTTACTAATTTCTTGTGAAAATCAAAAAACAAAGATAAAAGTCGTTGAGGCGACAGATTTTCCAATTATTCCCGGGGTTGAAAAAGAAAAAGGCTGTATTTGTAAAAAAGACGAACTAAAACAAGTTATTAGCCAAGTTGCTTTTACAATTATTCCCAATGAAACCAGGCCAGAGATTAGCGGCGCTTTATTATATTTTAATGGTAATAAGGACAAAAGTAAGTTTTTTATCGTGGGAACAGACAGTTATCGTTTAGCAGAAAAATCATTAGGTTTTAAGTATGCGGAGAAGACCAACCAAGACTCCCTTTCAGAACAACAGGTTATAGTACCCCACGCCACCCTTCAGGAATTAACCCGGGTATTGGACCAAGATGATACAAGTGAAGAGGTGGAGATTTATTTCTCCGAGAACCAGATTCTATTTTCTGTTAGTGAAACAGAATTAATATCAAGAATTATTTCTGGTAAATACCCAGACTATAAACAGATTATTCCCGAGAATTTCAAAACTAAAACAATTATTAATACCAGCGATCTAATTATAGCGGTCAAGGGGGCAAGTTTATTTGCTCAGTCTGGGATGAACGATGTTAACTTAAAATTTATTCCTTCCAAGAATCAATTAGTGGTTTCTTCGGTTAATTCCCAAACAGGTGAAAATATTGCTCGGCTAAAATCAGACACCACCGGTGAAGAAAACACTATTACGTTTAATTATCACTACCTGCTTGATGGCCTACAAAACATAGGAACAGAACAGGCCACCCTTGAAATTATTGACAGTAATAGTCCGGGCCTAATAAAACCCATTGAAGACGAAAGTTATTTATATGTTATTATGCCGATAAAGCAGTAA
- a CDS encoding DUF721 domain-containing protein codes for MSFQLIGKLLPKSIKRAGLSRQVEASLICSEFDNLIKHVFSPQILNQVKAMYFQNNTLTIAVLNSTLAQEIKLRERKIIGKLNNKFGKDVVLGLRFLM; via the coding sequence ATGTCGTTTCAGTTAATTGGTAAGCTTTTACCTAAATCAATTAAAAGGGCTGGGCTTTCACGGCAAGTTGAAGCGAGTTTGATTTGTAGTGAATTTGATAATTTAATTAAACATGTTTTCAGCCCCCAAATATTGAATCAGGTTAAAGCTATGTATTTTCAAAACAACACATTAACAATTGCTGTTTTAAACTCTACCTTAGCTCAAGAGATAAAATTAAGAGAAAGGAAAATTATCGGCAAACTTAATAATAAGTTTGGCAAAGACGTGGTTCTGGGGTTGAGGTTTTTGATGTAG
- a CDS encoding UPF0182 family protein — MQALYRPILKRALGITWRYRLLWLFGFFTALAGSGGEYNFIISQIKKLGEQNTLTDNVISVFRAGLAMNFFAIFNSNLLNLFLIAGLVIVLAVMFITLVVFSQIILIKSAERIEKKEPVGFKSIIRVDRGCFWRIVGLNVVFQLIIAVLVFLGGLDILVLTLVKNTPILLPVGVLLLAALIFFIVLLSFIMQFASRYIIISNQPIITAIKNGVQLFKKNWLISLEYGFVLFIISLIINGILASLSFYAFSLPFIITLLVTQGALFQSLLSAALFVVLLISALVGSLLSVFYYAGWTLLFIQLTDARKECLSKIKRISLWFRKTQSN; from the coding sequence ATGCAAGCTTTATATCGTCCAATTTTAAAACGCGCCCTGGGTATTACTTGGCGCTACCGGCTGTTATGGCTTTTTGGTTTTTTTACTGCTTTGGCTGGTAGCGGGGGAGAGTATAATTTTATTATTTCTCAAATAAAAAAATTAGGTGAACAAAACACCCTGACTGACAACGTGATAAGTGTTTTTAGGGCGGGTCTGGCTATGAATTTCTTTGCCATTTTTAATTCAAATCTCCTTAACCTTTTCTTGATTGCTGGTTTGGTAATCGTTTTGGCTGTTATGTTTATCACACTGGTTGTTTTTTCTCAAATTATCTTGATTAAAAGCGCGGAGCGAATTGAGAAAAAGGAGCCTGTGGGTTTCAAAAGTATTATAAGGGTCGATAGGGGTTGTTTTTGGAGGATTGTTGGTTTAAATGTTGTTTTCCAATTAATTATTGCTGTTCTGGTATTTTTGGGTGGTTTAGATATCTTAGTGCTCACTCTTGTTAAAAATACGCCCATTTTGCTACCAGTGGGCGTCTTACTCCTTGCGGCTTTAATTTTCTTCATTGTTTTATTAAGTTTTATTATGCAGTTTGCCAGCCGTTATATTATTATCAGTAATCAACCGATTATTACGGCTATTAAAAATGGAGTTCAGCTTTTTAAAAAAAACTGGCTTATTAGTTTGGAGTATGGTTTTGTTTTATTTATAATTAGCCTTATAATTAACGGTATTTTAGCTTCCCTTTCGTTTTACGCTTTTAGCTTGCCTTTTATTATCACCCTATTAGTAACCCAGGGGGCTCTTTTTCAAAGCCTTTTATCAGCCGCGCTTTTTGTTGTTTTGTTGATTAGCGCTTTAGTGGGTTCACTTCTTTCGGTTTTTTATTATGCCGGCTGGACATTACTTTTCATCCAACTAACAGATGCCCGGAAAGAATGTCTTAGTAAAATAAAAAGGATTAGCTTGTGGTTTCGAAAGACGCAATCTAATTAA